A genomic stretch from Scatophagus argus isolate fScaArg1 chromosome 19, fScaArg1.pri, whole genome shotgun sequence includes:
- the si:dkey-119f1.1 gene encoding structural maintenance of chromosomes protein 6-like isoform X1 — protein sequence MSKRKNTSVVDHQSTKRTKPVQDEEGEDLKVYDSDHDDHVPCAGEVVSDAGIVESITLKNFMCHSLLGPFTFGSNVNFVVGKNGSGKSAILTALIVALGGNALATNRGSSLKGFVKEGESSADVSITLRNKGKDAYKPEVYGQSVIIDLRITREGLRTYKLKSKSGHLVSNKKEDLLSILDNFNIQVNNPVSVLTQEMSKYFLHSKGEGDKYKFFMKATQLEQMREDFVYIKTTKSITEEKVEQHGECLKDLKRKYLEKEDRYKSLASLEEMHKKLQELQNQMAWALVAELEKDLEPMKEKLQSDRRATEKFDEKVDEWKNKVEEAERKQKQSQEQLDKIMQQLSELQSKCTELKTEVQRRNTILKSSEVTVHRCKANLRDLEKDKVQLSSRIHDLNLIISQTTGAESQARVEHMEQIQAELDNLMHHISTLDQQIDQYQLACSRAKEEQGKMRREHEMLQRSIETNRRNLHTMESSRSNRLRRFGEQMPALLSAIEDAHRKGQFKHKPRGPLGYHISLKDPELALAIEVCLKGQLQAFTCDNHGDERVLQGLMSKVFPPGRRPAIITSHFLPSVHDTRKRAVNHPEYPSVLQALDIDDPVVANCLIDQRGIESILLIKNRTEARRVMQGRNPPQNCTQAFSKDGDQIFINRSYTAELSRAKYLSGDVEEEIRHLHRDVENQKAQANRFQQQMRKLDEDIKQNEGLLRRTHIEQNTTKDKATKLQLELTDLKNVEEPQSEDLRPLEEDLQEIIAKISSKRVECDKAQAQMAEHKTFYEKAEREYKQHKEQIHTVAEEADSTKEELSRTDQEVMRCKHHKKHYDGKRSAHLQNIKTLEANLASKEQELQTSIAKATEICPERLEVRRTARSLDSEISRIKVKITTQQEQQGDREEVVRQYREALANYKNMAQQMKNLNSFIRSLDSVMNQRLQVYADLRRFLSARCKYYFDSMLAQRSYTGSMTFDHKNETLSISVQPGQGNKADLSDMRCLSGGERSFSTVCFVLSLWAITEAPFRCLDEFDVYMDMVNRRISMDMMLKVAAGQRYRQFIFLTPQSMRSLPETKIIRILRLEDPDRGQNNTQRNGDEDE from the exons atgtcaaaaaggaaaaacacctCCGTTGTTGACCACCAGTCCACCAAACGCACCAAACCTGTGCAGGATGAAGAAGGCGAAGATTTGAAAGTTTATGATAGCGACCACGATGATCAT GTGCCGTGTGCCGGTGAGGTGGTGAGTGATGCAGGGATTGTGGAGAGCATCACACTGAAGAACTTCATGTGCCACTCGCTTCTCGGCCCGTTCACTTTTGGCTCCAATGTCAACTTTGTTGTCGGCAAGAATGGAA GTGGAAAGAGTGCCATACTGACAGCTCTCATAGTTGCCCTGGGTGGGAATGCATTGGCCACAAACAGAGGATCATCTCTCAAAGGTTttgtgaaggagggagaaag TTCAGCTGATGTATCGATCACCCTGCGTAACAAAGGAAAGGATGCATACAAACCTGAGGTGTATGGTCAGTCCGTCATTATCGACCTGAGAATAACACGAGAGGGGCTGAGAACATATAAACTGAAGAGCAAATCAG GTCATCTTGTctcaaacaaaaaggaagatCTCCTGTCCATCTTGGACAATTTCAATATTCAG GTCAACAATCCTGTGTCCGTTCTCACTCAAGAAATGAGCAAATACTTCTTACATTCTAAAGGAGAGGGGGACAAATATAAG TTTTTTATGAAAGCTACCCAGCTGGAGCAGATGAGAGAGGACTTTGTCTACATCAAAACCACCAAGAGTATCACAGAGGAGAAAGTTGAACAACATGGTGAA TGCTTGAAAGACTTGAAGCGGAAGTACTTGGAGAAGGAGGACCGTTACAAGAGCCTGGCGTCACTTGAAGAAATGCATAAAAAACTGCAGGAGTTGCAGAATCAAATGGCTTGGGCCCTG GTGGCTGAGTTGGAGAAGGATTTGGAGCCAATgaaggagaagctgcagtcagacagacgTGCTACAGAGAAATTTGATGAGAAGGTGGATGAATGGAAG AATAAGGTGGAGGAGGCCGAGAGGAAGCAAAAGCAGAGCCAGGAACAGCTGGATAAGATCATGCAGCAGCTCTCAGAGCTCCAATCCAAATGTACTGAGCTCAAGACCGAGGTCCAGAGACGAAATACCATTTTAAAATCCAGCGAG GTCACGGTCCACAGATGCAAGGCTAACCTGAGGGACCTGGAAAAGGACAAGGTCCAGCTGTCTTCAAGGATACATGATCTCAATCTGAT CATCAGTCAGACAACAGGAGCAGAAAGCCAGGCCAGGGTTGAGCATATGGAGCAGATACAGGCCGAGCTGGACAACCTGATGCACCACATCTCTACTCTGGACCAGCAGATTGACCAGTATCAGCTTGCCTGCAGCCGTGCCAAGGAGGAGCAGGGAAAGATGAG gAGAGAGCATGAAATGCTCCAGAGGTCCATTGAAACCAACAGAAGGAACCTGCATACTATGGAGAGCAGTCGGTCCAATCGCCTGCGGCGTTTTGGAGAGCAGATGCCCGCACTCCTCAGTGCCATCGAGGACGCCCACAGAAAGGGCCAGTTCAAACACAAACCACGAGGACCTCTGG GTTACCACATTAGTCTGAAGGACCCCGAACTCGCACTGGCTATAGAGGTATGTCTTAAAGGCCAGCTGCAGGCCTTCACTTGCGATAACCATGGAGATGAGAGGGTGCTACAGGGACTCATGTCCAAAGTGTTCCCACCTGGTCGTAGACCTGCCATCATCACCAgccattttcttccttctgtccATGACACAAGAAAGAG gGCAGTGAATCACCCCGAATACCCCTCCGTGCTGCAAGCTCTAGATATTGATGACCCTGTTGTGGCCAACTGCCTGATTGATCAAAGGGGTATAGAGAGCATTCTACTCATTAAG aATCGTACAGAGGCTCGGCGAGTGATGCAGGGCAGAAACCCTCCTCAGAACTGTACCCAGGCCTTCTCTAAGGACGGAGATCAGATATTCATCAACCGCAGTTACACTGCTGAGCTTTCCAGAGCCAAGTACCTCTCAGGAGATGTTGAGGAGGagatcag GCACCTGCACAGGGATGTGGAGAACCAGAAAGCTCAAGCAAATCGCTTCCAGCAACAGATGAGAAAGTTAGATGAAGACATCAAACAGAATGAAGGGCTGCTGAGAAGAACCCACATAGAACAGAACACCACCAAA GACAAGGCCACAAAACTACAGCTGGAGCTGACTGACCTGAAAAACGTGGAAGAGCCTCAGTCAGAGGACCTCAGGCCCCTG GAGGAAGATCTTCAGGAGATTATTGCCAAGATTTCCTCCAAGCGTGTCGAGTGTGATAAGGCACAAGCTCAAATGGCTGAGCACAAGACCTTTTATGAGAAGGCAGAGCGAGAGTACAAGCAGCACAAAGAGCAGATCCACACAGTCGCCGAGGAAGCAGATTCAACAAAG GAGGAGCTGAGTAGAACCGATCAGGAGGTGATGAGGTGCAAGCATCACAAGAAACACTATGACGGGAAACGAAGTGCCCATCTCCAGAACATAAAGACCCTCGAAGCCAATCTGGCTAGCAAGGAGCAGGAACTTCAG ACATCTATAGCCAAGGCCACCGAAATCTGTCCAGAGCGCCTGGAGGTTCGACGGACAGCAAGGAGTCTGGACAGTGAGATCAGCCGCATCAAGGTTAAGATCACGACCCAGCAGGAGCAACAGGGGGACCGGGAGGAGGTTGTGAG GCAGTATAGAGAGGCTCTGGCTAACTACAAGAACATGGCACAGCAAATGAAGAACCTCAACAGCTTCATCAGAAGTCTGGACAGTGTTATGAACCAAAGGCTCCAGGTTTACGCTGACCTCAGGAG GTTCCTCTCGGCCCGCTGTAAATACTATTTTGATAGCATGTTGGCCCAGAGAAGCTACACTGGAAGTATGACCTTTGACCACAAGAATGAAACCCTCTCCATCTCA GTGCAGCCTGGCCAAGGAAACAAGGCTGACTTGAGTGACATGCGCTGCCTGTCCGGAGGCGAGCGCTCCTTTTccactgtttgctttgttctctctctttggGCCATCACGGAGGCGCCTTTCCGCTGTCTTGACGAGTTTGATGTTTACATG GACATGGTGAACAGAAGGATATCAATGGACATGATGCTGAAGGTGGCTGCCGGTCAGCGATACAGACAGTTCATTTTCCTCACCCCACAGAGCATGAG ATCTCTTCCTGAGACCAAAATCATTCGCATCCTCCGCCTTGAAGATCCAGACCGTGgccaaaacaacacacaaagaaacgGAGACGAGGACGAGTAG
- the LOC124050130 gene encoding uncharacterized protein LOC124050130 isoform X3, translating to MKPKSLPSALFDRNSAAAETLNVQAAKYQRHVDCPDHQESVQQSGRSDSQPAAGNSRQHEKCHREIHFAFLPGRYEPLIDDEAQVKLKEEKKKRKKDQYKKVKKFFDLGPSKCEKMLVRHFASPGSV from the exons atgaaGCCCAAATCTCTTCCATCAGCGCTGTTTGACAGAAATTCAGCAGCAGCGGAGACCCTGAACGTACAAGCGGCGAAGTATCAGCGGCATGTGGACTGTCCAGATCACCAGGAGAGTGTGCAGCAGTCAGGACGCAGTGACAGCCAGCCAGCGGCGGGCAACAGCAGACAACATGAGAAGTGCCACAGAGAAATTCATTTTGCCTTTCTGCCAGGGAGGTACGAGCCCCTCATAGATGATGAAGCACAAGTCAAgttaaaagaagagaagaagaaaaggaagaaagaccAATACAAAAAAGTGAAGAAG TTTTTCGATTTGGGCCcatcaaaatgtgaaaa AATGTTGGTAAGGCACTTCGCGTCACCTGGAAGTGTCTAA
- the tmem18 gene encoding transmembrane protein 18 — MEMTDQKAKNISSIPIDGFSNLRITSIWTFLMSVQWSEPWLIGLLVFHVVCLCLTVVTCRYYRAQICHFLLMVCLVYSAEYLNELAAMNWRSFSNFQYFDSKGMFISLVYSIPLLLNTVLIVMVWVYRTFSTMTELKTLQLKRKARREKREKND, encoded by the exons ATGGAGATGACGGACCAGAAAGCCAAGAATATTAGCTCTATCCCCATCGATGGGTTCAGCAATTTAAGAATTACATCCATATGGACGTTTCTCATGTCC GTGCAGTGGTCGGAGCCTTGGCTCATCGGGTTGTTGgtgtttcatgttgtgtgtttgtgcctgacTGTGGTGACCTGTAGGTATTACAGAGCTCAGATATGTCACTTCCTGCTAATGG TTTGCCTGGTGTATAGTGCTGAATATCTAAATGAGCTGGCAGCCATGAACTGGAG GTCTTTTTCCAATTTCCAGTACTTTGATTCCAAGGGCATGTTTATATCTTTAGTCTACTCTATCCCTCTTCTCCTGAACACAGTCTTGATTGTG ATGGTGTGGGTGTACAGGACTTTTTCCACTATGACTGAGCTGAAGACACTTCAGCTCAAGCGAAAAGCacgcagagaaaagagagagaagaatgacTGA
- the si:dkey-119f1.1 gene encoding structural maintenance of chromosomes protein 6-like isoform X2 translates to MCHSLLGPFTFGSNVNFVVGKNGSGKSAILTALIVALGGNALATNRGSSLKGFVKEGESSADVSITLRNKGKDAYKPEVYGQSVIIDLRITREGLRTYKLKSKSGHLVSNKKEDLLSILDNFNIQVNNPVSVLTQEMSKYFLHSKGEGDKYKFFMKATQLEQMREDFVYIKTTKSITEEKVEQHGECLKDLKRKYLEKEDRYKSLASLEEMHKKLQELQNQMAWALVAELEKDLEPMKEKLQSDRRATEKFDEKVDEWKNKVEEAERKQKQSQEQLDKIMQQLSELQSKCTELKTEVQRRNTILKSSEVTVHRCKANLRDLEKDKVQLSSRIHDLNLIISQTTGAESQARVEHMEQIQAELDNLMHHISTLDQQIDQYQLACSRAKEEQGKMRREHEMLQRSIETNRRNLHTMESSRSNRLRRFGEQMPALLSAIEDAHRKGQFKHKPRGPLGYHISLKDPELALAIEVCLKGQLQAFTCDNHGDERVLQGLMSKVFPPGRRPAIITSHFLPSVHDTRKRAVNHPEYPSVLQALDIDDPVVANCLIDQRGIESILLIKNRTEARRVMQGRNPPQNCTQAFSKDGDQIFINRSYTAELSRAKYLSGDVEEEIRHLHRDVENQKAQANRFQQQMRKLDEDIKQNEGLLRRTHIEQNTTKDKATKLQLELTDLKNVEEPQSEDLRPLEEDLQEIIAKISSKRVECDKAQAQMAEHKTFYEKAEREYKQHKEQIHTVAEEADSTKEELSRTDQEVMRCKHHKKHYDGKRSAHLQNIKTLEANLASKEQELQTSIAKATEICPERLEVRRTARSLDSEISRIKVKITTQQEQQGDREEVVRQYREALANYKNMAQQMKNLNSFIRSLDSVMNQRLQVYADLRRFLSARCKYYFDSMLAQRSYTGSMTFDHKNETLSISVQPGQGNKADLSDMRCLSGGERSFSTVCFVLSLWAITEAPFRCLDEFDVYMDMVNRRISMDMMLKVAAGQRYRQFIFLTPQSMRSLPETKIIRILRLEDPDRGQNNTQRNGDEDE, encoded by the exons ATGTGCCACTCGCTTCTCGGCCCGTTCACTTTTGGCTCCAATGTCAACTTTGTTGTCGGCAAGAATGGAA GTGGAAAGAGTGCCATACTGACAGCTCTCATAGTTGCCCTGGGTGGGAATGCATTGGCCACAAACAGAGGATCATCTCTCAAAGGTTttgtgaaggagggagaaag TTCAGCTGATGTATCGATCACCCTGCGTAACAAAGGAAAGGATGCATACAAACCTGAGGTGTATGGTCAGTCCGTCATTATCGACCTGAGAATAACACGAGAGGGGCTGAGAACATATAAACTGAAGAGCAAATCAG GTCATCTTGTctcaaacaaaaaggaagatCTCCTGTCCATCTTGGACAATTTCAATATTCAG GTCAACAATCCTGTGTCCGTTCTCACTCAAGAAATGAGCAAATACTTCTTACATTCTAAAGGAGAGGGGGACAAATATAAG TTTTTTATGAAAGCTACCCAGCTGGAGCAGATGAGAGAGGACTTTGTCTACATCAAAACCACCAAGAGTATCACAGAGGAGAAAGTTGAACAACATGGTGAA TGCTTGAAAGACTTGAAGCGGAAGTACTTGGAGAAGGAGGACCGTTACAAGAGCCTGGCGTCACTTGAAGAAATGCATAAAAAACTGCAGGAGTTGCAGAATCAAATGGCTTGGGCCCTG GTGGCTGAGTTGGAGAAGGATTTGGAGCCAATgaaggagaagctgcagtcagacagacgTGCTACAGAGAAATTTGATGAGAAGGTGGATGAATGGAAG AATAAGGTGGAGGAGGCCGAGAGGAAGCAAAAGCAGAGCCAGGAACAGCTGGATAAGATCATGCAGCAGCTCTCAGAGCTCCAATCCAAATGTACTGAGCTCAAGACCGAGGTCCAGAGACGAAATACCATTTTAAAATCCAGCGAG GTCACGGTCCACAGATGCAAGGCTAACCTGAGGGACCTGGAAAAGGACAAGGTCCAGCTGTCTTCAAGGATACATGATCTCAATCTGAT CATCAGTCAGACAACAGGAGCAGAAAGCCAGGCCAGGGTTGAGCATATGGAGCAGATACAGGCCGAGCTGGACAACCTGATGCACCACATCTCTACTCTGGACCAGCAGATTGACCAGTATCAGCTTGCCTGCAGCCGTGCCAAGGAGGAGCAGGGAAAGATGAG gAGAGAGCATGAAATGCTCCAGAGGTCCATTGAAACCAACAGAAGGAACCTGCATACTATGGAGAGCAGTCGGTCCAATCGCCTGCGGCGTTTTGGAGAGCAGATGCCCGCACTCCTCAGTGCCATCGAGGACGCCCACAGAAAGGGCCAGTTCAAACACAAACCACGAGGACCTCTGG GTTACCACATTAGTCTGAAGGACCCCGAACTCGCACTGGCTATAGAGGTATGTCTTAAAGGCCAGCTGCAGGCCTTCACTTGCGATAACCATGGAGATGAGAGGGTGCTACAGGGACTCATGTCCAAAGTGTTCCCACCTGGTCGTAGACCTGCCATCATCACCAgccattttcttccttctgtccATGACACAAGAAAGAG gGCAGTGAATCACCCCGAATACCCCTCCGTGCTGCAAGCTCTAGATATTGATGACCCTGTTGTGGCCAACTGCCTGATTGATCAAAGGGGTATAGAGAGCATTCTACTCATTAAG aATCGTACAGAGGCTCGGCGAGTGATGCAGGGCAGAAACCCTCCTCAGAACTGTACCCAGGCCTTCTCTAAGGACGGAGATCAGATATTCATCAACCGCAGTTACACTGCTGAGCTTTCCAGAGCCAAGTACCTCTCAGGAGATGTTGAGGAGGagatcag GCACCTGCACAGGGATGTGGAGAACCAGAAAGCTCAAGCAAATCGCTTCCAGCAACAGATGAGAAAGTTAGATGAAGACATCAAACAGAATGAAGGGCTGCTGAGAAGAACCCACATAGAACAGAACACCACCAAA GACAAGGCCACAAAACTACAGCTGGAGCTGACTGACCTGAAAAACGTGGAAGAGCCTCAGTCAGAGGACCTCAGGCCCCTG GAGGAAGATCTTCAGGAGATTATTGCCAAGATTTCCTCCAAGCGTGTCGAGTGTGATAAGGCACAAGCTCAAATGGCTGAGCACAAGACCTTTTATGAGAAGGCAGAGCGAGAGTACAAGCAGCACAAAGAGCAGATCCACACAGTCGCCGAGGAAGCAGATTCAACAAAG GAGGAGCTGAGTAGAACCGATCAGGAGGTGATGAGGTGCAAGCATCACAAGAAACACTATGACGGGAAACGAAGTGCCCATCTCCAGAACATAAAGACCCTCGAAGCCAATCTGGCTAGCAAGGAGCAGGAACTTCAG ACATCTATAGCCAAGGCCACCGAAATCTGTCCAGAGCGCCTGGAGGTTCGACGGACAGCAAGGAGTCTGGACAGTGAGATCAGCCGCATCAAGGTTAAGATCACGACCCAGCAGGAGCAACAGGGGGACCGGGAGGAGGTTGTGAG GCAGTATAGAGAGGCTCTGGCTAACTACAAGAACATGGCACAGCAAATGAAGAACCTCAACAGCTTCATCAGAAGTCTGGACAGTGTTATGAACCAAAGGCTCCAGGTTTACGCTGACCTCAGGAG GTTCCTCTCGGCCCGCTGTAAATACTATTTTGATAGCATGTTGGCCCAGAGAAGCTACACTGGAAGTATGACCTTTGACCACAAGAATGAAACCCTCTCCATCTCA GTGCAGCCTGGCCAAGGAAACAAGGCTGACTTGAGTGACATGCGCTGCCTGTCCGGAGGCGAGCGCTCCTTTTccactgtttgctttgttctctctctttggGCCATCACGGAGGCGCCTTTCCGCTGTCTTGACGAGTTTGATGTTTACATG GACATGGTGAACAGAAGGATATCAATGGACATGATGCTGAAGGTGGCTGCCGGTCAGCGATACAGACAGTTCATTTTCCTCACCCCACAGAGCATGAG ATCTCTTCCTGAGACCAAAATCATTCGCATCCTCCGCCTTGAAGATCCAGACCGTGgccaaaacaacacacaaagaaacgGAGACGAGGACGAGTAG
- the LOC124050130 gene encoding uncharacterized protein LOC124050130 isoform X1, with amino-acid sequence MKPKSLPSALFDRNSAAAETLNVQAAKYQRHVDCPDHQESVQQSGRSDSQPAAGNSRQHEKCHREIHFAFLPGRYEPLIDDEAQVKLKEEKKKRKKDQYKKVKKFFDLGPSKCEKKRLMESDPKQHTATIGLSETGYSSGYSFSGTDSYRLFMAHINL; translated from the exons atgaaGCCCAAATCTCTTCCATCAGCGCTGTTTGACAGAAATTCAGCAGCAGCGGAGACCCTGAACGTACAAGCGGCGAAGTATCAGCGGCATGTGGACTGTCCAGATCACCAGGAGAGTGTGCAGCAGTCAGGACGCAGTGACAGCCAGCCAGCGGCGGGCAACAGCAGACAACATGAGAAGTGCCACAGAGAAATTCATTTTGCCTTTCTGCCAGGGAGGTACGAGCCCCTCATAGATGATGAAGCACAAGTCAAgttaaaagaagagaagaagaaaaggaagaaagaccAATACAAAAAAGTGAAGAAG TTTTTCGATTTGGGCCcatcaaaatgtgaaaa GAAGCGGCTTATGGAGTCTGATCCCAAACAACATACCGCTACAATAGGTTTATCAGAAACTGGCTACTCTTCCGGGTACTCTTTCTCAGGAACAGACTCTTACCGGTTGTTCATGGCCCACATAAATCTGTGA
- the LOC124050130 gene encoding uncharacterized protein C1orf115-like isoform X2, protein MKPKSLPSALFDRNSAAAETLNVQAAKYQRHVDCPDHQESVQQSGRSDSQPAAGNSRQHEKCHREIHFAFLPGRYEPLIDDEAQVKLKEEKKKRKKDQYKKVKKNVGKALRVTWKCLMLGLYNFALGYSTPITVAATFVPDFHPGRNTT, encoded by the exons atgaaGCCCAAATCTCTTCCATCAGCGCTGTTTGACAGAAATTCAGCAGCAGCGGAGACCCTGAACGTACAAGCGGCGAAGTATCAGCGGCATGTGGACTGTCCAGATCACCAGGAGAGTGTGCAGCAGTCAGGACGCAGTGACAGCCAGCCAGCGGCGGGCAACAGCAGACAACATGAGAAGTGCCACAGAGAAATTCATTTTGCCTTTCTGCCAGGGAGGTACGAGCCCCTCATAGATGATGAAGCACAAGTCAAgttaaaagaagagaagaagaaaaggaagaaagaccAATACAAAAAAGTGAAGAAG AATGTTGGTAAGGCACTTCGCGTCACCTGGAAGTGTCTAATGCTCGGTCTGTACAATTTTGCCCTCGGCTACTCCACTCCAATCACAGTGGCTGCTACTTTCGTCCCGGACTTCCACCCAGGCAGAAACACAACCTGA